AAGCCACTAATAAAGTACTTGTAGCCTAATATGAAAAGAAATTGAACGAATTAAATCACAAAAACACATAAATAAAAGCAACCAAACATGAAGCATACAAATAATAGGAGCGATGTTACAAATtccagaaaataaattaaaaaaaggaaaaattcaaATCCTAAAGCATTGAATTTCTCGGTTTCAAACTAAATCCAAACATGTTTCATACAAAACATCAATCTTTGCTCATTGTGTATGCTCACAACCATCAAAAGTATATCACTATAGTTTTTAAGCTAAGAAATCGAAACGAACAAAATAATGAACAGAACCGGCACCGGTAACAGCAATTCTTCTTAAAGAAAGAAACAGATCATAATTCTGAGCTGTTAACATCTCGAGTCCAACCATTAAATGTGAAAACCTCGAAATTATGCTTTAAGCGACGGCGACAGGCTGCTGCTTTGCAGGCTCGAGATTCTTCTTTTTTGATTTATCGTCGCTGCCGATGAAGTCTTCAATGTTGTAAATGACGGTGATGTAGAGGGAGCAACTAGGGCACCGAGCGATTTCCTCGCCGAGGCGGAGATCCTCCTTGGTGATTTGAAATAGGTCGCCGCAAGGGCACGGGTAGGTGTATGCTTGAAACTCCTCGTTCCATTCCATGTCCTCTATCTCCACGTCGTCGTACGACATCTTTTCCAAGCCCTTCGGTTTGTTTTGAAACAAACTCTGCTTCGTCTCTGTATATTGTTTGATTAGAAAGGGGCAAACTTTGCCTCGTCTCTGTTTATTGTTTGATTAGAGAAAGGAAAGTCGCCTTGAGATCTTATGGGCAAGTCGGGAGGATTCGATTCGATTATATTGTGTTTGCCCATTCGGCTTTATGAAATTTATAATTACGCCCCCGGATGTTGTAAAAATTCCattcctttccttttttttttaaatgacaaattaatatatatttatgatGTGGTTGGTTTGAATTACTAGCATAAGCACttgaaataatttataatatgtaattattttattatgtataaattaattaaatattaatttaattacctaattaaaatattaaaattttttttataatcatGAATACTATAATTAAATTAGTACAATATAGTACGTAGatatttaaaatgtttttatATCCATTATTTTAATGCCGTTATAAAAGTTTTTTTTCATATTTAcaataaaattgtaaataatttttttaaatgtaataatttatttttgtaacacccctaatttttaaatttattattttatgagtaactattaatattttattttatttaaattttaggaaaattatttaaaatttttgaaatttttgaaatcgagtttgatttttcaaaaatataaaattttgatgatttttaaaaaatttatttaaggaccacatggcaaaactaaaaatatatttagactctatgaatttttctgagtttctcaaattttttttgaaatttttgggcttCATTTTTTGTCCCagagcagagtaaaaattcaattttgagtATATTGAATCGAACAGGCCAAATCGAAACGAACTGGGTCAGACCGATCGAATCAGATCAGCCTTacctttttcttcttcctcccgCGTCACGCTGACCCTCTCTTCTTCTCTCCCCGTtttctctttcctctctcctCCTCACCCCCTAGCTACCGCCACACAGCCCTCCCTCACACGCCGGTGCACCACCTCTACCCTTCCTCGCCATAGACCACCCTTCAGATCGCTATAAAACTCTCCATTTCTCCCCTTACActaagaccacgtggcaaaaccgaGCCACCCTTCCCTGCCGCTTCGACTTCCCAGGTCGATTCCAGCCAATTCGACTACTAATAGGATCGGGTCTTATCCCAAaacacatctacacctcgagagctttccatagacaccaagaacacaaaaatccattaagcggtttgtccaatttttgcttgggaaattttaacccattttgacttttgggctagatttatcgaaaaccgtaaaccccatcaaaaatccgagagtaccggagtgctatACTCATCGAGAGTTTCGCGGCAATACCCATTTTAAATTTTTCTGATACTTTTTTCCAATGGGTCTCGGGAAACTTCgcaatatttttttatcattaaatgagtttagaaaattccgtaaaaattatataataacccTCGTGTTATGAGCTTGGCGTAAGTACATTCAATTCGTGCAAATTCGATGGTTACTCTGGTCTGTAATTTCAGGCCGGGTAGACAGACTGCTGGAAAAGCTTCAGAATCGGGTTGAGACTATagactaccccaccattttcagacatcCCAGACGCGTCTCCagggtcagaattggcataggtaaactcgaaccctcatttttcttaattatctagtgcctgatttcaattaaaaatctataaaatattcgtgataggttcgaaaaatataattccttttgcattagcttaataatattgctaaggaccgcggggcaaagttttagaatttttagagctcatttggatagtttttacAAAAAAAGATAATTGTAGGGACTAACTTGTGATTTTCAAATtatggttgttgactgtttgggtgggt
The Hevea brasiliensis isolate MT/VB/25A 57/8 chromosome 18, ASM3005281v1, whole genome shotgun sequence genome window above contains:
- the LOC110637480 gene encoding diphthamide biosynthesis protein 3, producing the protein MSYDDVEIEDMEWNEEFQAYTYPCPCGDLFQITKEDLRLGEEIARCPSCSLYITVIYNIEDFIGSDDKSKKKNLEPAKQQPVAVA